In one window of Solanum pennellii chromosome 2, SPENNV200 DNA:
- the LOC107009480 gene encoding uncharacterized protein LOC107009480, which yields MDTNPNDFASISNYISPMKGLEARVDHVKSECSSRRVSSNKENNNPDKAEMPKLSVEPLHMKRKKRSGGCNLRKSLAWDRAFSTEEGVLDPLELSLLSGSLVKTRGETLFTINEEERNPTSNDSLHDASSVYLSSNKKSTVKGIRAVALKEESRKASTKIPASHNGRTISKSSSCSRPLSSASLKRPANMNFTPSFIENKGSAGSGFRDSELPQASYNSESLVLHRLEDGNPNEAEESDISSVIDGLICNSKYGNMIHLSGEVMKEGFMGGCNNLTGGEFEKVKSFAVEDDGIFDNDKYIMKIKSNLSKVQRELMNIGGGNCEPLNLTDSNFSEVKIEMLEVAYQHEDSHNLKEAFTCKQITDRAQTGGLVADISSVTLSGENCETDPDGLSIYSEHKFQAGSVLHSSGQSLSKHVCIDQSQDGQIDETGFSGLPYRSDESVFDRFDVTSVQTVVGEDPAEIMCPSPVKITLPSNCNHSTDEEVNPDKILASSTTCLEFGSSSSRTREKMVSDVPGSIGECRKPIIESVLEVVDETEIHNSLNCHNDGNLTSSMEFGSSSRGTQNVIGSGKLGPVGEGNKSINGVLLSKGMNELEIQDSSIKLNDGNETITLKLVK from the coding sequence ATGGACACCAATCCCAACGATTTCgcttcaatttcaaattacatttccCCAATGAAAGGGCTGGAGGCTCGGGTAGATCATGTAAAATCAGAATGTTCATCTCGTAGAGTTTCCagcaataaagaaaataataatccaGACAAAGCAGAAATGCCTAAACTTAGTGTGGAGCCGCTGcacatgaagaggaagaagaggagtGGTGGTTGCAATTTGCGGAAAAGTTTAGCATGGGACAGAGCCTTTTCAACTGAAGAAGGTGTTTTGGATCCATTGGAACTTTCTCTGCTTAGTGGTTCATTGGTTAAAACACGCGGAGAGACCTTGTTCACCATCAATGAAGAAGAGCGAAATCCAACTTCAAATGACTCTCTACATGATGCTAGTTCAGTTTATTTGAGCTCGAACAAAAAAAGTACGGTTAAAGGAATTCGAGCTGTAGCTTTAAAAGAAGAAAGTCGGAAGGCCTCAACTAAAATACCAGCGTCTCACAATGGTAGAACTATCTCCAAATCTAGTAGCTGTTCTCGACCTTTGTCTTCCGCTTCACTGAAAAGGCCTGCAAACATGAACTTCACTCCTagttttatagaaaataaaggcTCTGCTGGATCAGGTTTTAGAGATTCTGAGTTACCACAAGCTAGCTACAATTCAGAATCCCTAGTTCTACATAGACTGGAAGATGGCAATCCAAATGAAGCAGAAGAATCTGACATTTCTTCAGTTATTGATGGTTTGATTTGTAACTCAAAGTATGGgaatatgattcatttgagcGGAGAGGTGATGAAGGAAGGTTTCATGGGCGGCTGCAATAATTTAACTGGTGGAGAATTTGAAAAGGTCAAGTCCTTTGCAGTTGAAGATGACGGGATCTTTGATAATGATAAGTACATTATGAAGATTAAGAGCAATTTGAGCAAAGTCCAGAGAGAGCTAATGAATATTGGAGGAGGGAACTGTGAGCCCTTGAATCTCACAGATTCAAACTTTAGTGAAGTAAAGATTGAAATGTTAGAAGTTGCATATCAGCATGAAGATTCTCATAATCTGAAAGAAGCTTTTACCTGCAAACAGATCACAGATAGAGCACAAACAGGAGGTTTAGTAGCAGATATCTCAAGTGTAACTTTATCTGGTGAAAATTGCGAGACTGATCCTGATGGGCTTTCAATTTACTCAGAACATAAGTTCCAGGCTGGTAGCGTATTGCATTCAAGTGGCCAGTCCCTTAGTAAACATGTTTGCATAGATCAAAGCCAAGATGGACAGATTGATGAAACTGGTTTCTCTGGTCTTCCATATCGATCAGATGAAAGTGTTTTTGATAGGTTTGATGTAACAAGTGTACAGACAGTGGTTGGAGAAGATCCTGCGGAAATCATGTGTCCTAGTCCTGTCAAAATTACTCTTCCCAGTAATTGCAATCATTCAACAGATGAAGAAGTCAATCCTGATAAGATTCTTGCAAGTTCAACTACCTGTCTGGAATTTGGTTCATCGTCTAGTAGAACAAGAGAAAAAATGGTATCAGATGTACCTGGTTCAATTGGCGAATGTAGGAAACCAATTATAGAGTCTGTGTTGGAAGTGGTGGATGAAACTGAAATACACAATTCATTGAACTGTCACAATGATGGCAATTTAACTTCCTCTATGGAATTTGGTTCATCTTCCAGGGGAACACAAAATGTAATTGGATCTGGTAAACTTGGTCCAGTGGGTGAAGGTAACAAATCGATCAACGGTGTGCTCCTCTCCAAAGGAATGAATGAACTTGaaattcaagattcatcaaTCAAGCTAAATGATGGTAATGAGACCATCACATTGAAGCTTGTCAAATGA